Proteins encoded by one window of Dietzia sp. B32:
- a CDS encoding alpha/beta fold hydrolase — MTDVVLVHGAWAGGWVWDTVTGPLRAAGLRPHVVELPGVGVEGVVDDGEVVDLGILTDHVCALVRRLERPAVLVGHSGGGVVVTQVAERMPDRVAGVAFVAGMMLPSGMDFAALCAGLGLRADVGISRWLEPGAGGRVTAVPPEAAAAVFFHDAPAGEAIAASRRLRPQQESARLIAPRWTVDRFGRVPRLYIEATWDRTVPIVAQRRMQQLTPGARVVTLHTGHAPQLSAQGLLSAAIADFAIAVAASPAGPDAPLAATPTVDPDLALTQAGGAS, encoded by the coding sequence GTGACGGACGTCGTCCTGGTCCACGGCGCGTGGGCCGGAGGCTGGGTGTGGGACACCGTCACCGGTCCGTTGCGCGCGGCGGGCCTGCGCCCGCACGTGGTCGAGCTACCGGGCGTGGGGGTCGAGGGCGTGGTGGACGACGGCGAGGTGGTCGACCTCGGCATCCTCACCGATCACGTGTGCGCGTTGGTGCGGCGGCTGGAGCGGCCCGCCGTGCTCGTGGGGCACTCGGGCGGCGGTGTCGTGGTCACCCAGGTCGCGGAGCGGATGCCCGACCGGGTCGCCGGGGTGGCGTTCGTCGCGGGCATGATGCTGCCCTCCGGAATGGACTTCGCCGCACTGTGCGCCGGCCTGGGGCTCCGAGCGGACGTCGGGATCTCCCGGTGGCTCGAGCCGGGGGCAGGCGGCCGGGTGACCGCGGTCCCTCCCGAGGCGGCCGCGGCGGTGTTCTTCCACGATGCCCCGGCGGGGGAGGCGATCGCCGCCTCGAGGCGGCTGCGGCCGCAGCAGGAGAGCGCGCGACTCATCGCCCCACGGTGGACCGTAGATCGGTTCGGCAGGGTGCCGAGGCTGTACATCGAGGCGACCTGGGACCGCACCGTGCCGATCGTCGCACAGCGCCGCATGCAGCAGCTCACCCCGGGTGCGCGGGTCGTCACCCTCCACACCGGTCACGCCCCGCAGTTGTCCGCGCAGGGCCTGCTCAGCGCGGCGATCGCGGACTTCGCGATCGCGGTGGCCGCATCGCCCGCCGGACCCGACGCGCCGCTCGCCGCCACTCCGACAGTCGACCCGGATCTCGCGCTCACACAGGCCGGGGGCGCCTCGTGA
- a CDS encoding isopenicillin N synthase family oxygenase — MTPPAFHVPIVDISPYVTEPGPADPAADPAIATARARVAREIDEACSSVGFIQIVGHGIAPTVIDGLATAIDAFFALPLEAKNAYRVPDANRGYSPPKSEALSLSLGVESAGRMNDFFEAFNVGVEARSFTALEQDLDLDEADYGINVWPEVDGFRARIDAYFAEASRVARTLTRVFADALGQPPGIFEQLTDHSIDVLRMVNYALPEGPVTLDGELRGMGEHTDFGLVTVLWADRVAGLQVLGTDGVWHDVQPVEGGLLVNLGDLTARLTNDRWMSTLHRVAPPVVDGGIVRRRSAAFFHDGNVDAVVGTLPEFVGADGDAYEPISVRDHIAAKLAGSRHGRANTAAVREAARVLAASGSVIAP, encoded by the coding sequence ATGACCCCTCCCGCGTTCCACGTCCCCATCGTCGACATCTCCCCGTACGTCACCGAACCCGGACCTGCAGACCCGGCCGCCGACCCGGCGATCGCCACCGCACGGGCCCGGGTCGCCCGCGAGATCGACGAGGCCTGTTCGAGCGTCGGGTTCATCCAGATCGTCGGCCATGGGATCGCGCCCACGGTCATCGACGGGCTCGCTACCGCGATCGACGCCTTCTTCGCACTGCCTCTCGAGGCCAAGAACGCCTACCGGGTGCCCGACGCGAACCGCGGGTACAGCCCGCCGAAGAGCGAGGCGCTGAGCCTGAGCCTGGGCGTGGAGTCAGCCGGGCGGATGAACGACTTCTTCGAGGCGTTCAACGTGGGCGTCGAGGCGCGATCGTTCACCGCGCTCGAGCAGGATCTCGACCTCGACGAGGCCGACTACGGCATCAACGTCTGGCCGGAGGTCGACGGCTTCCGCGCCCGGATCGACGCCTACTTCGCCGAGGCCTCCCGCGTCGCCCGGACCTTGACCCGCGTCTTTGCCGACGCCCTCGGCCAGCCGCCCGGGATCTTCGAGCAGCTCACCGACCACTCGATCGACGTGCTGCGCATGGTGAACTATGCGCTGCCGGAGGGGCCTGTGACCCTCGACGGCGAGCTCCGCGGGATGGGTGAGCACACCGACTTCGGGCTGGTCACCGTCCTGTGGGCCGACCGGGTCGCCGGACTCCAGGTCCTCGGCACCGACGGCGTGTGGCACGACGTCCAGCCCGTCGAGGGCGGGCTGCTGGTCAACCTCGGTGACCTCACCGCGCGGCTGACCAATGACCGCTGGATGTCGACCCTGCACCGCGTCGCGCCGCCCGTCGTGGACGGCGGCATCGTGCGGCGCCGCTCGGCAGCGTTCTTCCACGACGGCAACGTCGATGCCGTGGTGGGCACCCTGCCGGAGTTCGTCGGCGCCGACGGGGACGCCTACGAGCCCATCTCGGTCCGCGACCACATCGCCGCGAAGCTCGCCGGCTCCCGCCACGGCAGGGCCAACACCGCCGCGGTCCGCGAGGCCGCCCGGGTGCTCGCGGCGTCCGGCTCGGTGATCGCGCCGTGA
- a CDS encoding XdhC family protein produces the protein MDIFVAETLARWRSAGIACALARVVATGGSAPLAPGTAMAVSATGDVVGGVSGGCVDAAVYTLCEQALADGRPALARFGPDGDELPDPLLDVGPTCGGSLEVFVESLAAEDSPPGAVHPADRLIAAARERRAVVAATVLDGPCAGQWMVVGGDGGTGVDDDEAPPWARGPVAAAIAEGRGTGVTTAGLTTAGLPARVFLHRLDPPRLLVFGATAFAEALVPLGAQLGYRVTVCDARPVFAAAERFPAAAEVVRCWPHEYLAGTRVDASTAICVLTHDPRFDLPLLVEALRTRAGYIGAMGSRRTHTQRMTDLRAEGVPEAALQRVHSPIGLDLGARTAAETALSIAAELVAHHRGGTGSPLVGMDAAIHR, from the coding sequence ATGGACATCTTCGTGGCCGAGACGCTGGCCCGCTGGCGCAGCGCCGGCATCGCGTGCGCGCTGGCCCGGGTCGTCGCGACGGGAGGGTCGGCGCCGCTGGCCCCGGGCACCGCGATGGCCGTCTCCGCGACCGGGGACGTGGTCGGCGGCGTCTCCGGTGGCTGCGTGGACGCGGCGGTGTACACCCTCTGCGAGCAGGCCCTCGCCGACGGTCGCCCGGCCCTCGCGCGGTTCGGTCCGGACGGCGACGAGCTCCCCGACCCACTACTCGATGTCGGCCCCACCTGCGGCGGATCGCTCGAGGTTTTCGTCGAATCCCTCGCCGCCGAGGACTCACCCCCGGGCGCCGTTCACCCTGCCGATCGCCTCATCGCCGCCGCGCGCGAGCGCCGCGCCGTGGTCGCGGCCACCGTCCTGGACGGCCCCTGCGCCGGGCAGTGGATGGTGGTGGGAGGAGACGGGGGGACAGGGGTCGACGACGACGAGGCCCCGCCCTGGGCCCGCGGGCCGGTGGCCGCGGCGATCGCCGAGGGACGCGGAACCGGCGTCACCACCGCTGGCCTCACCACCGCCGGCCTGCCCGCGCGCGTATTCCTGCACCGGCTCGACCCACCACGGCTGCTGGTGTTCGGGGCGACGGCGTTCGCCGAGGCCCTCGTGCCGCTCGGCGCCCAGCTGGGCTACCGGGTGACGGTGTGCGATGCCCGTCCGGTGTTCGCGGCTGCCGAGCGCTTCCCGGCGGCCGCCGAGGTGGTGCGGTGCTGGCCACACGAGTACCTCGCCGGGACCCGCGTCGACGCCTCCACCGCGATCTGCGTCCTCACCCACGATCCGAGGTTCGACCTCCCGCTGCTGGTCGAGGCGCTGCGGACCCGCGCCGGGTACATCGGGGCGATGGGTAGCCGCCGCACCCACACCCAGCGGATGACGGACCTGCGCGCGGAGGGGGTCCCCGAGGCGGCGCTGCAGCGCGTGCACTCGCCGATCGGGCTGGACCTCGGCGCCCGCACGGCGGCGGAGACGGCACTGTCGATCGCGGCCGAGCTCGTCGCCCACCACCGGGGCGGAACCGGGTCGCCTCTCGTGGGGATGGACGCCGCGATCCACCGGTGA
- a CDS encoding helix-turn-helix transcriptional regulator — protein sequence MDVNDWAARFDLLADPTRLGLLAHMHHAGPGVATVSDLAGAVGITRNAASQALRILREQGWVSATRDAADGRIVRYTLVDDTVHRILHLMGARHD from the coding sequence ATGGACGTGAACGACTGGGCCGCGCGATTCGACCTGCTCGCCGACCCCACCCGCCTCGGTCTCCTCGCGCACATGCACCACGCCGGGCCGGGCGTCGCGACGGTGTCCGACCTGGCGGGGGCCGTCGGCATCACGCGCAATGCGGCCTCCCAGGCCCTGCGGATCCTGCGCGAGCAGGGCTGGGTCAGCGCGACCCGCGACGCGGCCGACGGTCGCATCGTGCGCTACACCCTCGTCGACGACACCGTGCACCGGATCCTGCACCTCATGGGCGCGCGCCACGACTGA
- a CDS encoding ABC transporter substrate-binding protein: protein MRPFYAVVGVGLALALVASGCAMPSAGGGGGGGGGGGGGRIVLADSGPLGEFNPVAGYGSTGVSPLYEGLLRPAATDDETLPDLVPSLAAADPEVSDDGLTWTVRLRAGVRFHDGSALDSGDVAATYRAVADPVSGSPIASDYTSIARIATPDPLTVEFGLEAPDPGMPARLLLGITPSELLAPGPAAESPLNTAPVGTGPYRLERLSPGEAVLVGDPDHRDGAPDVDTLVLRSVPDENARAQMVLTGEVDGTVLPPALAAGLAGRDGLELVSVGSADWRAVALPTAHPFTGDPAVRRALSLAVDRESLVEYVLAGHGRPATSPITDAYPEHEPEGEAGEQAHADPAARRAEARGQLAEAGWRPGPDGVLVRGGSADRAEFVLAYPAADSLRRELASAVADQLREVGVAVELWGGTWDEIEARAGEVAVLLGGGDNPYTVDTQAYRTLHSPTPLSGPLDNPGGYGDADVDRALDAARRAADPAERTRLYRQAQRAYLQNPGHLFLVTLDHTYLVRDTGHTGPAPILEPHSHGSTWGPWWAIAHWTARP from the coding sequence TTGAGACCGTTCTACGCCGTCGTCGGTGTGGGCCTCGCACTGGCCCTGGTCGCATCGGGATGCGCGATGCCGTCCGCCGGCGGTGGCGGCGGTGGCGGCGGTGGCGGCGGCGGCGGCCGGATCGTGCTGGCCGACTCGGGGCCGCTGGGCGAGTTCAACCCGGTCGCCGGGTACGGCTCCACCGGCGTCTCGCCGCTGTACGAGGGGCTGCTGCGCCCGGCTGCCACGGACGACGAGACGCTGCCCGACCTCGTGCCGTCCCTAGCCGCAGCCGACCCGGAGGTCAGCGACGACGGGCTCACCTGGACCGTCCGGTTGCGCGCGGGAGTGCGGTTCCACGACGGCAGCGCGCTGGATTCCGGGGACGTCGCCGCCACCTACCGGGCGGTGGCCGATCCGGTGTCGGGCTCGCCGATCGCGTCGGATTACACCTCGATCGCCCGGATCGCCACGCCGGACCCGCTCACGGTGGAGTTCGGACTCGAGGCACCGGACCCGGGGATGCCCGCGCGACTACTGCTCGGGATCACCCCGTCCGAACTGCTCGCGCCGGGGCCGGCGGCGGAGTCCCCGCTCAACACCGCGCCCGTCGGCACGGGGCCGTACCGGTTGGAGCGACTCTCCCCCGGCGAAGCCGTGCTCGTGGGCGATCCCGACCACCGCGACGGCGCCCCCGACGTCGACACCCTCGTCCTGCGATCGGTGCCCGACGAGAACGCCCGCGCCCAGATGGTCCTCACCGGCGAGGTCGACGGCACCGTCCTGCCGCCCGCACTGGCTGCCGGGCTCGCCGGCCGCGACGGGCTGGAGCTGGTGTCGGTGGGCAGCGCCGACTGGCGGGCCGTGGCCCTGCCCACCGCGCACCCCTTCACCGGCGACCCGGCGGTCCGGCGCGCGTTGTCGCTGGCCGTGGACCGCGAGTCGCTGGTCGAGTACGTCCTGGCCGGACACGGCCGGCCCGCCACCTCGCCGATCACCGACGCCTACCCGGAGCACGAGCCGGAGGGCGAGGCCGGTGAGCAAGCCCACGCGGACCCGGCCGCGCGCCGGGCCGAAGCGCGGGGCCAGCTCGCGGAGGCCGGGTGGCGGCCCGGGCCGGACGGGGTGCTGGTCCGCGGGGGCTCCGCCGACAGGGCAGAGTTCGTGCTGGCCTATCCCGCCGCCGACTCGCTGCGCCGCGAACTCGCCTCGGCGGTGGCCGACCAGCTGCGCGAGGTGGGCGTGGCCGTGGAACTGTGGGGCGGGACGTGGGACGAGATCGAGGCCCGCGCCGGGGAGGTGGCGGTCCTGCTCGGCGGCGGCGACAACCCGTACACCGTCGACACCCAGGCCTACCGGACCCTGCACTCGCCGACCCCGCTGTCCGGACCGCTGGACAACCCCGGCGGCTACGGCGACGCGGACGTCGACCGCGCCCTCGACGCCGCCCGCCGCGCCGCCGACCCGGCCGAACGGACCCGCCTCTACCGGCAGGCCCAGCGGGCGTACCTCCAGAACCCCGGGCACCTGTTCCTCGTGACGCTCGACCACACCTATCTCGTCCGCGACACCGGCCACACCGGCCCCGCCCCGATCCTCGAACCGCACTCCCACGGCTCGACCTGGGGTCCGTGGTGGGCGATCGCGCACTGGACGGCCCGCCCGTGA
- a CDS encoding ABC transporter permease, protein MGDRALDGPPVIRRLRERRADLARVTARRALAAPIVVLAVTLAAFVMADASPLDPLAAHLGDGYERLTDAERSAAAVALGVDRPWWQAWTLWIAGLATGDAGYSPTYRQPVLDVLTERLPWTVGLSAVGLGIALVVVVLSGLIAAARPHGAVDRALAGAAVALSSIPTFALALGSVAVFSVALGWLPVSGAAPPGQSATVGGVLRYGVLPAVVLAAGQVPWMLLAYRRAVLDAEASPAVAEARARGLSEWTVLTGHVAPVAWAPLVALLGSRVPEVMIGSLVVETVFAWPGLSSATVDAALGADFALLAAVTVAAALTVLVGTWLADCLLLIADPRVRIDA, encoded by the coding sequence GTGGGCGATCGCGCACTGGACGGCCCGCCCGTGATCCGGCGACTTCGTGAACGGCGGGCCGACCTCGCACGCGTCACGGCCCGCCGGGCGCTCGCCGCGCCGATCGTCGTGCTCGCCGTGACGCTGGCGGCGTTCGTCATGGCCGACGCGTCACCGCTCGACCCGCTGGCCGCCCACCTCGGCGACGGGTACGAACGCCTGACCGACGCCGAGCGCTCGGCCGCCGCCGTCGCCCTCGGCGTCGATCGGCCCTGGTGGCAGGCCTGGACACTGTGGATCGCGGGACTGGCGACCGGCGATGCCGGCTACTCCCCCACGTACCGCCAACCGGTGCTGGACGTGCTCACCGAGCGGCTTCCGTGGACCGTGGGACTGTCGGCGGTGGGGTTGGGGATCGCCCTCGTCGTCGTCGTCCTCTCCGGCCTCATCGCGGCGGCGCGCCCCCACGGCGCGGTCGACCGGGCACTCGCCGGGGCGGCGGTCGCGCTGAGTTCGATTCCGACGTTCGCGCTGGCCCTGGGCTCGGTCGCGGTGTTCTCGGTGGCGCTGGGGTGGCTGCCCGTCTCCGGTGCGGCCCCGCCCGGGCAGTCGGCCACGGTGGGCGGCGTCCTGCGCTACGGCGTGCTGCCCGCGGTCGTGCTGGCCGCCGGGCAGGTGCCGTGGATGCTGCTCGCGTACCGACGGGCGGTGCTCGACGCGGAGGCGTCGCCGGCGGTCGCCGAGGCCCGGGCGCGCGGCCTGAGCGAATGGACCGTCCTGACCGGGCACGTCGCTCCCGTGGCCTGGGCGCCGCTGGTCGCGCTGCTCGGCTCGCGGGTGCCCGAGGTGATGATCGGATCGCTGGTGGTGGAGACGGTGTTCGCCTGGCCCGGGTTGTCGTCCGCGACCGTCGACGCCGCGCTGGGGGCCGACTTCGCCCTGCTCGCGGCGGTGACGGTCGCCGCCGCGCTCACCGTTCTGGTCGGCACGTGGCTCGCCGACTGCCTGCTGCTCATCGCCGACCCGAGGGTGCGGATCGATGCGTGA
- a CDS encoding ATP-binding cassette domain-containing protein — MRDRSVARGSVARGSVARGLSGRRAAGTVLLTVLVAFALAWPVIAPAGMAASGYLSADLPPTWAHPMGTDGLGQDLSVRVAQALRVSLAVAAGAAVLAGALGVAVGAAAAAVGGRIDAALMRCTDAVAAVPHLLATVVVVALFRGSLAAIVTALALTHWPAVARVVRAEAQKVMASRYVAASRVAGASPLQLARWHVVPAVVGQAGLAMVLMVPHAVWHESTLSFLGIGMPPERPSLGTLIALSQSGLLLGRWWPLIFPTAALIAVTVAVALLGPGSGRRGRGAVGRGAVRGGAGRRGAVRGGVLRGGASDRDDHNPDDDEVGACRAGLTVVDLVVAHPGRSSNARAGIGPDPGAGADRGPGTVTAVDGVSLRITPGRLVALVGPSGAGKSSLLDACAGLTPPGAITTGRMEVGPGGSTGHVPQSAAYAFTPTRHVRGQLEEGLAVTRGGSGSRCARDVDALCRLVGVDPALADRYPHQLSGGQLRRMAIAAALSAGPTVLLADEPTTGLDPDLAVRVLARLRRLADETGIAVLLATHDLDALDASGVADEVLGMRGGRLQGAAPDSVSAASAAAAAAPSTPPAELVSS, encoded by the coding sequence ATGCGTGATCGGTCGGTGGCGCGGGGGTCGGTGGCGCGGGGGTCGGTGGCGCGGGGGTTGTCCGGCCGCCGGGCCGCGGGGACCGTGCTGCTGACGGTGCTCGTCGCGTTCGCGCTGGCCTGGCCCGTGATCGCGCCCGCCGGGATGGCGGCGTCGGGCTACCTGTCGGCCGATCTGCCACCGACGTGGGCGCACCCGATGGGCACCGACGGGCTCGGCCAGGACCTGTCCGTGCGGGTGGCTCAGGCGCTGCGGGTGTCATTGGCGGTCGCCGCGGGTGCGGCCGTGCTCGCCGGGGCGCTCGGCGTGGCCGTGGGGGCCGCAGCCGCGGCGGTCGGAGGTCGGATCGATGCCGCACTCATGCGGTGCACCGATGCGGTCGCCGCCGTTCCGCACCTGCTCGCCACCGTCGTGGTGGTGGCGCTGTTCCGGGGCTCGCTCGCCGCCATCGTGACGGCACTGGCGCTGACGCACTGGCCCGCCGTCGCGCGGGTGGTGCGGGCCGAGGCGCAGAAGGTCATGGCCTCGCGATACGTGGCCGCCTCCCGCGTTGCCGGTGCGTCCCCGCTCCAGCTCGCGCGGTGGCACGTGGTTCCGGCCGTGGTGGGGCAGGCCGGCCTGGCGATGGTGCTCATGGTCCCGCACGCGGTGTGGCACGAGTCGACGCTGTCGTTCCTGGGCATCGGGATGCCGCCCGAACGACCGAGCCTGGGCACGCTGATCGCGCTCTCCCAGTCCGGCCTGCTGCTCGGCCGGTGGTGGCCGCTGATCTTCCCCACCGCCGCGCTCATCGCGGTGACCGTGGCGGTGGCGCTGCTGGGGCCCGGGTCTGGGCGCCGGGGGCGCGGGGCGGTGGGGCGAGGAGCGGTGCGGGGCGGGGCGGGGCGGCGAGGAGCGGTGCGGGGCGGGGTGCTGCGGGGCGGGGCCTCCGACCGCGACGACCACAACCCCGACGACGACGAGGTGGGCGCCTGCCGCGCGGGCCTGACGGTGGTCGATCTCGTGGTGGCGCACCCCGGCCGCAGCTCGAACGCGAGGGCGGGCATCGGACCGGACCCGGGCGCGGGGGCCGACCGGGGCCCGGGCACGGTGACGGCCGTCGACGGGGTGTCCCTGAGGATCACGCCGGGCCGGCTCGTAGCGCTCGTCGGTCCCTCGGGCGCCGGCAAGTCCAGCCTGCTCGACGCGTGCGCCGGGCTGACGCCCCCGGGAGCGATCACCACGGGCCGGATGGAGGTGGGCCCCGGTGGGTCGACCGGGCACGTCCCCCAGTCCGCCGCGTACGCGTTCACCCCGACCCGGCACGTGCGGGGCCAACTCGAAGAGGGGCTCGCGGTGACCCGCGGGGGCAGTGGCTCCCGCTGCGCCCGTGACGTCGACGCACTGTGTCGCCTGGTGGGGGTCGATCCCGCCCTGGCCGACCGGTACCCGCATCAGCTCTCCGGCGGCCAACTCCGCCGGATGGCGATCGCGGCCGCCCTGAGCGCCGGGCCCACGGTGCTGCTCGCCGACGAGCCCACCACCGGGCTCGACCCCGACCTGGCCGTGCGCGTCCTGGCCCGGCTTCGCCGCCTCGCCGACGAGACCGGGATCGCCGTGCTCCTCGCGACCCACGATCTGGACGCGCTCGACGCGAGCGGCGTCGCGGACGAGGTCCTCGGAATGCGCGGGGGGCGATTGCAGGGGGCGGCGCCTGACTCCGTGTCAGCAGCGTCGGCGGCGGCGGCGGCGGCGCCTTCCACACCGCCCGCGGAGTTGGTGTCGTCATGA
- a CDS encoding ABC transporter ATP-binding protein: protein MTLSARGVAFRHAGPDGFALPPTDLTVHGGRITALVGPSGTGKTTLAHLITGLLTPAAGSVTVTDEPGTLTGGSRSRSVRPRPVRPRRGRLPGHTALLDQDPVAGADPRMTLRRMISLPGRLRGTTVDVDELAREVGLDPGLLDRRPGQVSGGQLHRACLARALAQRPRYLIADEPTAHLDPESSEAIAAVLRARADRGLGVLAITHDERLAAGWADVVHTMAAPPGPS from the coding sequence ATGACCCTGTCCGCACGCGGGGTCGCCTTCCGGCACGCTGGGCCCGACGGATTCGCGTTGCCACCGACCGACCTGACCGTGCACGGGGGCCGGATCACCGCGCTCGTGGGCCCCTCGGGAACCGGCAAGACCACCCTGGCACACCTGATCACCGGGCTGCTGACACCCGCAGCCGGGTCTGTGACGGTGACCGACGAGCCCGGGACGCTGACCGGCGGCTCGCGTTCCCGGTCGGTGCGGCCCCGGCCGGTGCGACCCCGGCGCGGCCGGCTGCCCGGGCACACGGCACTGCTGGATCAGGACCCCGTGGCGGGAGCGGACCCCCGGATGACGCTCCGGCGGATGATCTCGCTGCCGGGGCGGCTGCGCGGGACCACGGTGGACGTGGACGAACTCGCCCGCGAGGTCGGACTAGACCCCGGCCTACTCGACCGCCGGCCCGGACAGGTCTCCGGCGGACAGCTCCACCGCGCCTGCCTCGCCCGGGCCCTGGCCCAGCGGCCGCGCTACCTGATCGCCGACGAGCCCACCGCGCATCTGGACCCCGAAAGCTCCGAGGCGATCGCGGCGGTCCTGCGGGCTCGCGCCGACCGGGGGCTCGGCGTCCTCGCGATCACCCACGATGAGCGGCTCGCGGCCGGGTGGGCGGACGTCGTCCACACGATGGCGGCCCCGCCGGGTCCGTCGTGA
- the ccsB gene encoding c-type cytochrome biogenesis protein CcsB, protein MITLTLAQGLPIDETLATYSDLAFRTAFGIYALALIASLIYYAGFRVAKVSEKELVTAGGTGLTESRSLTDTGDEERASAGNVRWARIAQLFVVLGFVFHAGSLVLRGLSTERFPWGNMYEFILGSTLLAVAAGLIWLRKPALQVVWPYLLVPILVLLFFGGTHLYSDAAPVVPALRSYWLPIHVSIIALGSGILLIPGVVSIMYLIRVWQPQGQESGWGARLARPLPAAETLDRLAYRTTVIGFPVFGVGILLGAVWAESAWGRFWGWDPKETVSFISWVLYAGYLHARATSGWGPKKAAWINIAGFVVLVFNLFFINIVVSGLHSYAGLN, encoded by the coding sequence GTGATCACTCTGACCCTCGCACAGGGCCTGCCCATCGACGAGACGCTGGCCACCTACTCGGACCTGGCGTTCCGGACGGCCTTCGGGATCTATGCACTGGCGCTGATCGCGTCGCTGATCTACTACGCGGGTTTCCGCGTGGCCAAGGTCTCGGAGAAGGAGCTGGTCACGGCCGGTGGGACCGGGCTGACCGAGTCGCGGTCCCTCACCGACACCGGCGACGAGGAGCGGGCCTCGGCCGGCAACGTGCGCTGGGCGCGGATCGCGCAGCTGTTCGTGGTGCTCGGGTTCGTGTTCCACGCCGGGTCGCTCGTGCTGCGCGGGCTGTCCACGGAGCGGTTCCCGTGGGGCAACATGTACGAGTTCATCCTGGGTAGCACGCTGTTGGCGGTGGCGGCGGGGCTGATCTGGCTGCGCAAGCCCGCGCTGCAGGTGGTGTGGCCGTATCTGCTGGTGCCGATCCTGGTCCTGCTGTTCTTCGGCGGGACGCACCTGTACTCCGACGCCGCTCCCGTGGTGCCGGCGCTGCGCTCGTACTGGCTGCCGATCCACGTGTCGATCATCGCGCTGGGCTCCGGCATCCTGCTCATCCCGGGTGTCGTGTCGATCATGTACCTCATCCGCGTGTGGCAGCCGCAGGGCCAGGAGTCCGGGTGGGGTGCCCGCCTGGCTCGCCCGCTGCCGGCCGCCGAGACCCTCGACCGTCTGGCCTACCGCACCACGGTCATCGGCTTCCCGGTCTTCGGCGTGGGCATCCTGCTCGGCGCCGTGTGGGCCGAGAGTGCGTGGGGCCGCTTCTGGGGTTGGGACCCCAAGGAGACGGTGTCGTTCATCTCGTGGGTGCTCTACGCCGGCTACCTGCACGCCCGCGCGACCTCCGGCTGGGGGCCCAAGAAGGCGGCGTGGATCAACATCGCCGGCTTCGTGGTGCTGGTGTTCAACCTGTTCTTCATCAACATCGTGGTCTCGGGCCTGCACTCCTACGCCGGTCTGAACTAG